A genomic region of Streptomyces sp. NBC_00247 contains the following coding sequences:
- a CDS encoding methylmalonyl-CoA mutase family protein, translated as MTVLPDDGLSLAAEFPDATHEQWQRLVEGVLRKSGKEASGEAAEDALSTPIEDGLTSRPLYTAPPEGAAFDTCFPGFAPFVRGGRPEGTTVNGWDVRQLIAGTDPVRLNEAALTDLENGVTSLWFTVGRGGLPIDGLSRALDGVYLNLVPVALDAGAQYLDAARTLLRLFTERAVSPETAHASLGADPLGHEARTGQRLDLAEAAAFAAQTAAWPHVRALAVDALPYHEAGGSAAEELGLSLATGVAYLRALTEAGLSAEAAFGRLEFRYAATADQFLTIAKLRAVRRLWARVAEACGVPGAGVQRQHVVTSPVMMTRRDPWVNMLRTTVACVAAGVGGADSVTVLPFDQELGLPDAFARRIARNTSTILMEESHLARVIDPAGGSYYVEQLTDQLAHAAWGFFQTIEKAGGQAAALRSGLVADRLTATWATRSRKLATRREPVTGVSEFPLVSEEPVEREPAPAPLTGGLPRVRRDEAYEALRARSDVHLAATGARPTVFLAALGPPAAHTGRATFVSNLFQAGGVTTVHAPVPVDPATAAEAYLTSGADGMAVLCSSDALYEEQAAAVSAALRAVGATTVFLAGGPGTAEPSVDGYVYAGCDAVAVLSAALDRMGVTS; from the coding sequence ATGACGGTCCTGCCTGATGACGGGCTCTCCCTGGCCGCCGAGTTCCCTGACGCGACGCATGAGCAGTGGCAACGCCTTGTAGAGGGCGTGCTGCGCAAGTCGGGCAAGGAAGCCTCCGGCGAGGCCGCGGAAGACGCGTTGTCCACCCCGATCGAGGACGGGCTCACCTCCCGGCCGCTGTACACCGCGCCGCCCGAGGGGGCAGCTTTCGACACCTGTTTCCCCGGCTTCGCCCCCTTCGTTCGCGGAGGCAGGCCGGAAGGCACCACCGTGAACGGCTGGGACGTGCGCCAGCTCATCGCGGGCACCGACCCGGTGCGCCTGAACGAGGCGGCGCTCACCGACCTGGAGAACGGAGTCACCTCCCTCTGGTTCACCGTGGGCCGTGGCGGCCTCCCCATCGACGGCCTCTCCCGGGCATTGGACGGGGTCTACCTGAACCTCGTCCCCGTCGCCCTGGACGCCGGCGCCCAATACCTGGACGCGGCACGTACGTTGCTGCGCCTGTTCACCGAGCGCGCGGTGTCCCCCGAGACCGCCCACGCCTCGCTGGGCGCCGACCCGCTGGGCCACGAGGCCCGGACCGGTCAGAGACTGGACCTCGCGGAGGCCGCCGCTTTCGCCGCGCAGACGGCCGCCTGGCCCCATGTGCGCGCCCTGGCGGTCGATGCCCTGCCGTACCACGAGGCGGGCGGCAGCGCCGCCGAGGAGCTGGGCCTCTCGCTGGCCACCGGGGTCGCCTACCTACGCGCCCTCACCGAGGCGGGCCTGAGCGCCGAAGCGGCCTTCGGCCGGCTGGAGTTCCGTTACGCGGCGACCGCCGATCAGTTCCTCACCATCGCCAAACTACGTGCCGTCCGGCGCCTGTGGGCGCGTGTCGCCGAGGCCTGCGGGGTCCCGGGGGCGGGCGTCCAGCGCCAGCACGTGGTTACCTCGCCGGTGATGATGACCCGCCGCGACCCGTGGGTGAACATGCTGCGCACCACCGTCGCCTGCGTGGCGGCGGGCGTGGGCGGTGCGGACTCGGTCACCGTGCTCCCGTTCGACCAGGAGCTGGGCCTGCCCGACGCGTTCGCTCGCCGGATCGCCCGCAACACCTCCACGATCCTCATGGAGGAGTCCCACCTGGCCCGGGTGATCGATCCGGCGGGAGGCTCGTACTATGTCGAGCAGCTCACCGACCAACTCGCCCATGCGGCGTGGGGTTTCTTTCAGACCATCGAGAAGGCGGGCGGCCAGGCCGCCGCCCTGCGCTCCGGCCTGGTCGCCGATCGCCTCACCGCCACCTGGGCAACGCGCTCCAGGAAGCTGGCCACCCGACGCGAACCCGTCACCGGGGTCAGCGAGTTCCCGCTTGTCTCCGAAGAGCCGGTCGAACGAGAACCCGCGCCGGCTCCGCTCACCGGCGGACTGCCGCGTGTCCGACGCGACGAGGCGTACGAGGCCCTGCGCGCCCGCAGCGACGTACACCTGGCGGCGACGGGCGCCCGACCCACCGTCTTCCTGGCGGCCCTGGGCCCGCCGGCCGCGCACACCGGCCGCGCCACCTTCGTCTCCAACCTGTTCCAGGCGGGAGGCGTCACCACGGTCCACGCCCCTGTGCCGGTGGATCCGGCGACAGCCGCCGAGGCCTACCTGACGAGCGGTGCCGACGGCATGGCCGTCCTCTGCTCCAGCGACGCGCTGTACGAGGAGCAGGCCGCGGCGGTATCCGCCGCCCTGCGTGCGGTCGGCGCCACAACCGTGTTCCTCGCAGGCGGACCCGGCACCGCAGAGCCTTCCGTGGACGGGTACGTCTACGCCGGCTGCGATGCCGTCGCCGTGCTGTCCGCCGCACTCGACCGGATGGGAGTCACGTCTTGA
- a CDS encoding 3-hydroxybutyryl-CoA dehydrogenase, with the protein MSGTAPECAPAPDSGEPVDRVGVVGCGLMGSGIAEVAALAGCQVTVVVSRPGSAVAGGDRIAASLTRAVSKGRVTEEQRDGALERLTFTTALDDLRDRQLVIECIREHEQEKLELFGALDRVVKNPAAILATNTSSLPISRIGRATTRPGQVIGAHFFSPVPAMPLVELISSLDTEETVHEQARLFVQGVLGKEVIRSADRSGFVVNALLIPYLLSAIRMVESGFATAEVIDRGMVLGCSHPLGPLKLADLVGLDTVRDIAAALYQEFKDPQYAPPPLLLRMVETGRHGRKTGQGFHTYDS; encoded by the coding sequence ATGAGCGGTACCGCGCCGGAGTGCGCCCCCGCACCGGACTCGGGTGAGCCCGTTGATCGAGTCGGCGTGGTCGGCTGCGGGCTGATGGGTTCGGGCATCGCCGAGGTGGCCGCGCTGGCCGGCTGCCAGGTGACCGTGGTGGTCTCACGGCCTGGCTCGGCTGTCGCGGGCGGCGACCGGATCGCGGCCTCGCTCACCCGGGCTGTGTCCAAGGGGAGGGTGACGGAGGAACAGCGTGACGGCGCGCTGGAGAGGTTGACCTTCACCACCGCCCTCGACGACCTGCGGGACCGTCAACTTGTGATCGAGTGCATCCGGGAACACGAGCAGGAGAAGCTGGAGCTGTTCGGGGCGCTGGACCGGGTGGTGAAGAACCCGGCGGCCATTCTCGCCACCAACACCTCCTCCCTGCCGATCTCCCGTATCGGTCGGGCCACCACGCGCCCCGGTCAGGTGATCGGCGCGCACTTCTTCAGTCCGGTCCCGGCCATGCCACTGGTCGAGCTGATCAGTTCGCTCGACACGGAGGAGACCGTCCACGAGCAGGCCCGCCTGTTCGTCCAAGGCGTCCTGGGCAAGGAAGTCATCCGGTCCGCGGACCGCAGCGGTTTCGTGGTCAACGCCCTGCTGATCCCCTACCTGTTGTCGGCCATCCGGATGGTCGAGTCGGGGTTCGCGACTGCCGAGGTGATAGACCGGGGCATGGTGCTCGGCTGCTCGCACCCGCTGGGCCCCTTGAAGCTCGCCGACTTGGTGGGCCTGGACACCGTCAGGGACATCGCCGCCGCGCTGTACCAGGAGTTCAAGGATCCTCAGTACGCGCCTCCCCCGTTGCTCCTGCGCATGGTCGAGACCGGTCGGCACGGCAGGAAGACCGGACAGGGCTTCCATACCTACGACAGCTGA
- the ccrA gene encoding crotonyl-CoA carboxylase/reductase: protein MDSLAKAVLAGASADRLEREPVPEQYVATHLRVEDVGLFGDAADKDVRRTLHLGPVPMPELAPDEVLVAVMASSVNYNTVWSAMFEPLPTFDFLRRYGRQGGWASRHDQPYHVLGSDASGVIVRTGNGVRRWRTGDHVVVSCTHVDDQEPATHSDGMLGAEQRIWGFETNFGGLAHYAVVRASQLVPKAAHLTWEEAASIPLCAGTSYRMLVGEHGARMKQGDIVLIWGAAGGLGASAVQLVKNGGGIPIGVVSSEAKAAVLRRLGCDVIINRAEIGMGDGNGSDGDPGQAIEAGRRLRRIIRREVGEDPHVVVDFIGRATFATSTFLVRRGGTVVTCGSSTGYQHHYDNRYLWMSLKRIIGSHSANLQEQWECNRLVQAGRLMPALSEVYPLDQIAEASRKVQQNRHIGKIGVLCLAPEPGLGVTDPQTRARIGEGRLSPLRVPAEDVPAHALSH from the coding sequence ATGGATTCATTGGCGAAGGCCGTGCTCGCCGGCGCGAGCGCCGATCGCCTGGAGCGCGAACCGGTGCCGGAGCAGTACGTGGCCACCCACCTGCGGGTGGAAGACGTCGGCCTGTTCGGCGATGCGGCGGACAAGGACGTCCGGCGCACCCTGCACCTCGGACCGGTGCCGATGCCCGAACTCGCGCCCGACGAGGTGCTGGTGGCTGTGATGGCCAGCTCAGTCAATTACAACACCGTGTGGTCGGCGATGTTCGAGCCGTTACCCACCTTCGACTTCCTGCGTCGCTACGGCCGACAGGGAGGCTGGGCCTCCCGGCACGACCAGCCTTACCATGTCCTGGGTTCCGACGCGTCCGGAGTGATCGTGCGCACCGGCAATGGGGTGCGGCGCTGGCGCACCGGCGACCACGTCGTCGTCTCCTGCACCCACGTGGACGACCAGGAACCCGCCACCCACTCGGACGGCATGCTCGGCGCCGAACAGCGGATCTGGGGCTTCGAGACCAACTTCGGGGGCCTGGCCCACTACGCAGTGGTCCGGGCCAGCCAGCTGGTGCCCAAGGCCGCCCATCTGACCTGGGAGGAGGCCGCTTCCATCCCGCTGTGCGCGGGCACTTCCTACCGGATGCTGGTGGGGGAGCACGGAGCACGGATGAAGCAGGGCGACATCGTGCTGATCTGGGGCGCCGCCGGCGGCCTGGGAGCATCCGCCGTGCAGCTGGTGAAGAACGGCGGCGGGATCCCGATCGGCGTCGTCAGCTCCGAGGCCAAAGCCGCTGTCCTGCGCCGACTGGGCTGCGACGTCATCATCAACCGTGCCGAGATCGGCATGGGTGACGGCAATGGCTCCGACGGCGATCCCGGCCAGGCGATCGAAGCCGGCAGGCGGCTGCGCCGGATCATCCGCCGTGAGGTGGGCGAGGACCCGCATGTCGTCGTCGACTTCATCGGCCGGGCCACATTCGCTACGTCCACTTTCCTTGTACGGCGCGGCGGAACCGTGGTCACCTGCGGCTCCAGCACCGGCTACCAGCACCACTACGACAATCGCTATCTGTGGATGAGTCTCAAACGGATCATCGGCAGTCACTCCGCCAACTTGCAGGAGCAATGGGAGTGCAACCGACTGGTGCAGGCGGGACGACTGATGCCCGCCCTGTCCGAGGTCTACCCACTCGACCAGATCGCCGAGGCGTCCCGGAAGGTTCAGCAGAACCGCCACATCGGGAAGATCGGTGTCCTCTGCCTCGCCCCGGAACCCGGACTTGGCGTCACTGACCCGCAGACCCGTGCCCGCATCGGCGAGGGGCGCCTCAGTCCGCTGCGCGTACCGGCCGAGGACGTCCCCGCGCACGCACTGTCCCACTGA
- a CDS encoding DUF3037 domain-containing protein, protein MSGRAVFEYALLRVVPRVERGECFNAGVLVYCRAHAFVAARTHLDEGKLRALDPAADVVGVRAALRAVENVCGGGDAAGQAAGDDAGRRFRWLIAPRSTVVQPGPVHTGLTLDPAAEVERLLDLLVR, encoded by the coding sequence ATGAGTGGACGCGCCGTCTTCGAGTACGCGCTGCTGCGCGTCGTCCCCCGTGTCGAGCGTGGGGAGTGCTTCAACGCGGGGGTGCTCGTCTACTGCCGGGCACACGCGTTCGTGGCCGCCCGCACCCATCTCGACGAGGGCAAGCTGAGGGCGCTCGATCCCGCCGCCGACGTCGTCGGAGTGCGGGCCGCGCTACGGGCGGTGGAGAACGTCTGCGGCGGCGGTGACGCGGCCGGCCAAGCGGCCGGTGACGACGCCGGGCGGCGGTTCCGCTGGCTGATCGCCCCCCGCTCCACGGTCGTCCAGCCGGGCCCCGTGCACACCGGCCTGACCCTGGACCCGGCGGCCGAGGTCGAGCGCCTGCTCGATCTGCTCGTCCGCTGA
- a CDS encoding AfsR/SARP family transcriptional regulator, with product MQLSIRERLARGMTMRYEVLGPIRVLGSGEPSFISARKIEALFAALLARCDQVVTTDQLIREIWGEAPPKRATAALHVYISQLRKFLKASGGLRTRSPIVTRPLGYMLRIGNDEIDVRDFQSLTDRGTDLYHRAEYGEAILVLERALQIWRGSALANHQEGLITYAYTTWLEESRLECTETLLEAYLKMGRHREVVGRLYALTTEYPLRESFYRHLMQALYRADRQADALAVYQTARTRLQDELGLEPCETLRQLNNDILAGGFYAADGGAAA from the coding sequence ATGCAGCTTTCAATCCGTGAGCGGCTTGCCAGGGGGATGACCATGCGATATGAGGTTCTGGGGCCTATCAGGGTACTCGGTTCGGGCGAGCCTTCCTTCATCAGCGCACGGAAGATTGAAGCACTGTTCGCCGCACTTCTGGCGCGCTGCGACCAGGTCGTCACAACGGACCAGCTCATTCGTGAGATATGGGGGGAAGCGCCGCCGAAACGTGCCACCGCCGCGCTTCACGTCTATATCTCGCAACTACGCAAATTCCTGAAGGCGAGCGGCGGACTGCGCACCAGGAGCCCTATCGTGACCCGCCCGCTCGGGTACATGCTGCGCATCGGAAACGATGAAATCGACGTGAGGGACTTTCAGTCCCTCACGGACCGAGGCACCGATCTCTATCACCGGGCCGAATACGGGGAAGCCATCCTCGTCCTGGAACGGGCTTTGCAGATCTGGCGGGGATCAGCTTTGGCCAATCACCAAGAGGGACTCATCACTTACGCGTATACCACCTGGCTCGAAGAGTCCCGCCTCGAGTGCACCGAAACCCTTTTGGAAGCATATCTGAAAATGGGCAGGCACCGTGAAGTCGTCGGTCGGCTCTACGCTCTCACCACCGAATACCCTCTGCGGGAAAGCTTTTACCGGCATCTGATGCAGGCGCTGTACCGCGCCGACCGGCAGGCAGACGCTCTCGCCGTGTATCAGACGGCTCGCACGCGGCTGCAGGATGAGCTCGGACTTGAACCGTGCGAGACTCTGCGGCAGTTGAACAATGACATTCTCGCCGGCGGTTTCTATGCCGCCGACGGCGGCGCCGCCGCATGA
- a CDS encoding HipA family kinase yields MLEEVVATRYVTPLREGGSLPGIVEADDLGTYVMKFTGAGQGRKTLVAEVICGELGRRLGLRVPELVTMQLDPVIGLGEPDQEVQELLKASGGLNLGMDYLPGSLGFDPLAYHVDPAEAGRIVWFDALINNVDRSWRNPNMLVWHGDVWLIDHGATMIWHHNWPGAQTSAAKPYNASDHVLAPTGPDVAAAAAALAPLVTEELLTEVAAQVPDEWLSGEPGFDSTDELRRAYVAPLLARAATIHERVVMDAPAPTGPSKAPGWLADRLAPRAQATEKGESR; encoded by the coding sequence GTGCTGGAAGAGGTTGTTGCGACCCGCTACGTCACGCCCCTGCGTGAGGGGGGTTCGCTCCCGGGGATCGTCGAGGCCGACGACCTCGGTACGTACGTCATGAAGTTCACCGGGGCGGGGCAGGGCCGCAAGACCCTCGTCGCGGAGGTCATCTGCGGGGAGCTGGGCCGCCGCCTCGGGCTGCGGGTACCGGAACTGGTGACCATGCAGCTCGACCCGGTCATCGGGCTCGGCGAGCCCGACCAGGAGGTGCAGGAGCTGCTCAAGGCGAGCGGCGGTCTGAACCTCGGGATGGACTACCTTCCCGGTTCGCTGGGCTTCGACCCGCTCGCCTACCACGTCGATCCGGCGGAGGCCGGGCGGATCGTCTGGTTCGACGCGCTGATCAACAACGTCGACCGGTCCTGGCGCAACCCCAACATGCTGGTCTGGCACGGCGACGTCTGGCTGATCGACCACGGCGCCACGATGATCTGGCACCACAACTGGCCGGGCGCCCAGACGTCCGCGGCCAAGCCGTACAACGCCTCCGACCACGTGCTGGCGCCCACGGGCCCGGACGTGGCGGCAGCCGCCGCAGCCCTCGCGCCGCTCGTCACCGAGGAGCTGCTCACCGAGGTGGCGGCCCAGGTGCCCGACGAGTGGCTGTCCGGCGAGCCCGGCTTCGACTCGACGGACGAACTGCGGCGCGCGTACGTGGCACCCCTGCTGGCTCGTGCCGCCACCATCCACGAGCGCGTCGTCATGGACGCCCCGGCGCCCACCGGCCCGTCCAAGGCTCCTGGCTGGCTCGCCGACCGCCTCGCCCCGAGGGCTCAGGCGACGGAGAAGGGCGAGAGCCGATGA
- the scpA gene encoding methylmalonyl-CoA mutase, producing the protein MSTPRILDFSELPLHGPTPAAGSEDRWRSAVKEATGSGVADLTWETPEGIAVKPLYTGQDLEGLDFLDTYPGVAPFLRGPYPTMYVNQPWTIRQYAGFSTAEESNAFYRRNLAAGQKGLSIAFDLPTHRGYDSDHPRVTGDVGMAGVAIDSIYDMRRLFDGIPLDRMSVSMTMNGAVLPVLALYIVAAEEQGVPAEKLAGTIQNDILKEFMVRNTYIYPPKPSMRIISDIFAYTSQRMPRYNSISISGYHIQEAGATADLELAYTLADSVEYLRAGLGAGLEVDAFAPRLSFFWGIGMNFFMEIAKLRAARLLWAKLVRQFDPKNPKSLSLRTHSQTSGWSLTAQDVFNNVTRTCVEAMAATQGHTQSLHTNALDEALALPTDFSARIARNTQLLLQQESGTTRVIDPWGGSAYVEKLTYDLARRAWQHIQEVEQAGGMAQAIEAGIPKLRIEEAAARTQARIDSGRQTVIGVNKYRVETDEKIDVRAVDNSSVRAQQIEKLRRLREERDENTCQDALRALTHAAAATGNLLELAVNAARAKATVGEISAALEKAYGRHAGQIRTISGVYRNEAGQSPSVQHTRTLVERFEEAEGRRPRILVAKMGQDGHDRGQKVIATAFADLGFDVDVGPLFQTPGEVARQAVEADVHIVGVSSLAAGHLTLVPALREALAEEGREDIVIVVGGVIPPTDVPTLLEMGAAAVFPPGTVIPDAARDLVTRLAADLGHEL; encoded by the coding sequence TTGAGCACCCCCCGCATCCTCGATTTCTCCGAACTCCCGCTCCACGGGCCGACCCCCGCGGCCGGTTCCGAGGACCGGTGGCGCAGCGCGGTCAAGGAGGCCACCGGGTCCGGTGTCGCCGACCTGACGTGGGAGACCCCGGAGGGCATCGCGGTCAAGCCGCTCTACACCGGTCAGGACCTGGAGGGCCTCGACTTCCTGGATACGTATCCCGGCGTCGCCCCGTTCCTGCGTGGCCCATACCCCACGATGTACGTCAATCAGCCATGGACGATCCGTCAGTACGCCGGGTTCTCCACCGCCGAGGAGTCGAACGCCTTCTACCGGCGCAACCTGGCAGCGGGTCAAAAGGGTCTGTCGATCGCTTTCGATCTGCCCACCCACCGCGGGTACGACAGCGACCACCCCCGGGTGACGGGTGATGTGGGCATGGCGGGGGTGGCGATCGACTCGATCTATGACATGCGCCGGCTCTTCGACGGCATCCCGCTCGACCGGATGAGCGTGTCGATGACGATGAACGGGGCCGTCCTGCCGGTCCTCGCGCTCTACATCGTGGCCGCCGAGGAGCAGGGGGTGCCGGCGGAGAAGCTGGCGGGGACCATCCAGAACGACATCCTCAAGGAGTTCATGGTCCGCAACACCTACATCTATCCACCGAAGCCCTCGATGCGGATCATCTCCGACATCTTCGCCTACACCTCACAGCGCATGCCGCGCTACAACTCCATCTCGATCTCCGGGTACCACATCCAAGAGGCGGGGGCGACGGCCGACTTGGAACTGGCCTACACCCTGGCCGACAGCGTGGAGTACCTGCGGGCCGGGCTGGGCGCGGGCCTGGAGGTCGACGCGTTCGCTCCGCGGCTGTCCTTTTTCTGGGGGATCGGCATGAACTTCTTCATGGAGATCGCCAAGCTGCGGGCCGCGCGACTGCTGTGGGCGAAGCTGGTGAGGCAGTTCGACCCGAAGAACCCCAAGTCACTCTCCCTGCGCACCCATTCGCAGACCTCCGGCTGGTCACTGACCGCGCAGGACGTGTTCAACAACGTGACGCGTACGTGTGTGGAGGCGATGGCGGCGACCCAGGGGCACACGCAGTCGCTGCACACCAACGCCCTCGATGAGGCGCTCGCGCTGCCCACCGATTTCTCGGCGCGTATCGCCCGCAACACCCAGCTGCTGCTCCAGCAGGAGTCCGGCACCACGCGGGTGATCGACCCGTGGGGCGGTTCCGCGTACGTGGAGAAACTGACGTACGACCTCGCCCGACGCGCCTGGCAGCACATCCAGGAAGTCGAACAGGCAGGCGGCATGGCCCAGGCCATCGAGGCCGGCATCCCCAAACTGCGTATCGAGGAGGCCGCTGCCCGCACCCAGGCCCGGATCGACTCCGGACGCCAGACCGTCATCGGCGTCAACAAATACCGCGTGGAGACCGACGAGAAGATCGACGTCCGCGCCGTCGACAACTCCTCCGTCCGCGCCCAGCAGATCGAGAAACTCCGCCGCCTGCGCGAGGAACGCGACGAGAACACCTGCCAAGACGCGCTGCGTGCCTTGACGCACGCCGCAGCCGCCACCGGGAACCTCTTGGAACTCGCGGTGAACGCGGCCCGTGCGAAGGCGACCGTCGGGGAGATCTCCGCCGCCCTGGAGAAGGCCTACGGACGGCACGCCGGCCAGATCCGTACGATCTCCGGTGTGTACCGCAACGAAGCCGGCCAGTCGCCGTCCGTGCAGCACACCCGGACGCTCGTCGAGAGGTTCGAAGAGGCGGAGGGCCGGCGCCCGCGCATTCTGGTCGCCAAGATGGGCCAGGACGGCCACGACCGCGGCCAGAAGGTCATCGCAACCGCCTTCGCCGACCTCGGCTTCGACGTCGACGTCGGCCCGCTCTTCCAGACCCCGGGCGAAGTCGCCCGCCAGGCCGTCGAGGCCGACGTGCACATCGTCGGCGTCTCCTCACTCGCCGCCGGCCACCTCACCCTTGTCCCGGCACTGCGCGAAGCCCTCGCCGAGGAAGGCCGCGAGGACATCGTGATCGTCGTGGGCGGGGTCATCCCTCCCACAGACGTCCCCACCCTCCTGGAGATGGGCGCCGCAGCGGTGTTCCCACCCGGCACGGTGATACCCGACGCGGCCCGCGACCTGGTGACGCGGCTCGCCGCGGACCTGGGCCACGAACTGTAG
- a CDS encoding acyl-CoA carboxylase subunit epsilon has product MNVSTAHSAAAAGAILLKVRKGSASPQELAAITAILVARATAHPAGPAAVRDGRTMAGWRRLERTPGFRSPTSWQG; this is encoded by the coding sequence GTGAACGTTTCTACCGCTCACTCCGCAGCCGCAGCCGGAGCGATCTTGCTGAAGGTGAGGAAGGGCAGCGCCAGCCCTCAAGAACTGGCCGCGATCACCGCGATCCTGGTGGCGCGCGCCACCGCGCACCCCGCCGGTCCCGCCGCGGTCCGCGACGGCCGAACGATGGCAGGCTGGCGCCGCTTGGAACGCACCCCTGGCTTCCGCTCCCCGACCAGCTGGCAGGGCTAG
- a CDS encoding IS5 family transposase (programmed frameshift), protein MSTRPWIVDDELWVLIEPLLPPWPERSPGPRPVSDRLCLQGILFVLYNDISWQLLPLELRFGSGQTCWRRLDRWQKAGVFDQLHRVLLAELNAAGELDWSRACVDGPHPREKGGADTGPSPVDRRKTGSKHHLICDGRGTPLKVITTAANVNDVTQTLALVDGIPPVAGRPGRPRRRPEALLGDKGYDSNAHRDELRRRRILPVISRKGSPNIKGIGKLRYVVEQTFALLHHFKRLAVRWERRTELHDAFVSLACSLICYRRLKKTRP, encoded by the exons GTGAGTACCCGACCGTGGATCGTGGACGATGAGTTGTGGGTTCTGATCGAGCCGTTGCTGCCGCCGTGGCCGGAGCGGTCTCCGGGGCCGAGGCCGGTGTCGGATCGACTCTGCCTCCAGGGCATCCTGTTCGTCCTCTACAACGACATATCCTGGCAACTCCTGCCCCTGGAACTCCGGTTCGGCTCGGGGCAGACCTGCTGGCGTCGGCTGGACCGGTGGCAGAAGGCAGGAGTCTTCGACCAGTTGCATCGGGTCCTGCTTGCGGAGCTGAACGCGGCCGGCGAACTCGACTGGTCACGTGCGTGTGTGGACGGT CCACATCCGCGCGAAAAAGGGGGCGCCGACACCGGTCCGTCGCCGGTCGACCGGCGGAAGACGGGCAGCAAGCACCACCTGATCTGCGACGGACGCGGCACCCCGCTCAAGGTCATCACGACCGCAGCCAACGTCAACGACGTCACCCAGACCCTGGCCCTGGTCGACGGCATCCCACCCGTCGCAGGCCGACCCGGCCGGCCCCGCCGACGGCCAGAGGCCCTGCTCGGCGACAAAGGGTACGACTCCAACGCTCACCGCGACGAGCTCCGTCGCCGACGAATCTTGCCCGTCATCTCTCGCAAGGGATCACCGAACATCAAGGGCATCGGCAAGCTGCGATACGTCGTCGAGCAGACCTTCGCCCTGCTCCACCACTTCAAACGACTCGCCGTCCGCTGGGAACGCCGCACCGAACTCCACGACGCCTTCGTCTCCCTCGCCTGCAGCCTCATCTGCTACCGACGCCTCAAGAAGACCCGACCATGA
- a CDS encoding TetR/AcrR family transcriptional regulator: MTGTEPPAACLRSPVADRPSAPPPRRRDALRNRDLLIEAARETFAEKGLQAPLDLIARRAGVGNATLYRHFPNRKALVDEVFSSTLTEVVLAGDRALAIRNAWTGLTDYLYAVITALPTERCAGHPTASCPDATSLELIHVRHRRTVGFLLREGQKQGTIRPDITPEDLLFSLAVLGRSLPALTTTVPGAFRRPLALILDGLRIHPTAPSLPAPSLTADELDEVLLSPTRPCPREEPAGPGQDSR; encoded by the coding sequence ATGACCGGGACCGAGCCGCCTGCGGCCTGCCTGCGCTCACCTGTGGCGGACCGGCCAAGTGCACCTCCCCCGCGCCGACGTGACGCGCTCCGTAACCGAGATCTGCTGATAGAGGCCGCCCGAGAGACGTTCGCCGAGAAGGGGTTGCAGGCCCCGTTAGACCTGATCGCCCGGCGGGCGGGCGTGGGAAACGCCACGCTTTACCGCCACTTTCCCAACCGCAAGGCGCTCGTTGACGAGGTCTTCTCCAGCACACTCACCGAAGTCGTCTTAGCGGGCGATAGGGCTCTGGCCATCCGGAACGCGTGGACAGGTCTCACGGACTACCTGTACGCAGTCATCACAGCACTGCCGACCGAGCGTTGTGCCGGTCATCCGACCGCCTCTTGTCCTGATGCCACATCCCTGGAGCTGATCCACGTACGGCATCGCCGGACCGTCGGCTTCCTGCTCCGCGAGGGCCAGAAGCAGGGGACGATCCGCCCGGACATCACTCCCGAGGACCTGCTTTTCTCTTTGGCGGTGCTGGGCCGGTCTCTCCCGGCACTCACCACAACCGTTCCCGGCGCCTTTCGCCGTCCGCTCGCCCTGATCCTCGATGGCCTACGCATTCACCCCACAGCGCCCAGTCTGCCCGCACCATCGCTCACCGCTGACGAACTCGACGAGGTACTACTCTCGCCCACCCGGCCTTGCCCACGTGAGGAACCGGCGGGCCCTGGGCAAGACTCGCGCTGA